The Conger conger chromosome 15, fConCon1.1, whole genome shotgun sequence genome contains a region encoding:
- the LOC133111206 gene encoding aquaporin-9-like encodes MELEQKKRRRPRCGFRHSIIKEFLAEFLGTFVLVLFGCGSVAQTVLSRGALGETLTIHIGFTMGLMMAVYVAGGVSGAHVNPAVSLAMVILGKLKVVKFPVYVVAQFLGAFAGAAAVFGLYYDAFMDYSSGILSVTGINATAHIFASYPARYLSVLNGFIDQVIGTGVLVLCILAIIDGRNIGAPRGMEPMAIGLIVMAIGVSMGLNCGYPINPARDLGPRLFTAVAGWGMEVFSTAGYWWWIPVAGPMVGGIVGAVVYFLLIELHHARPEEELQEEEEEEEEEEEDDVKDKYEMITMS; translated from the exons ATGGAGTTGGAGCAGAAGAAACGCAGGAGACCCCGCTGTGGGTTCAGACATAGCATTATCAAAGAATTCTTGGCAGAATTTCTCGGGACATTCGTATTAGTT CTGTTTGGGTGTGGCTCAGTGGCCCAGACGGTGCTCAGCCGGGGGGCTCTGGGCGAGACCCTGACCATTCACATCGGCTTCACCATGGGGCTGATGATGGCGGTCTACGTCGCGGGGGGAGTCTCAG GGGCCCATGTCAACCCTGCCGTGTCCCTGGCCATGGTTATCCTGGGCAAGCTGAAGGTGGTGAAGTTTCCGGTCTACGTGGTCGCGCAGTTCCTGGGCGCATTCGCGGGCGCTGCTGCCGTCTTTGGGCTTTACTATG ATGCCTTCATGGACTATTCCAGTGGAATACTGTCAGTGACCGGCATTAATGCCACTGCGCACATCTTCGCTTCCTATCCTGCCAGATACCTCTCAGTTCTCAATGGGTTCATAGATCAG GTGATCGGGACGGGCGTGTTGGTCCTGTGCATCCTGGCCATCATTGACGGGAGGAATATCGGAGCGCCCCGGGGGATGGAGCCTATGGCCATAGGTCTCATCGTCATGGCGATTGGGGTGTCCATGGGCTTAAACTGCGGCTATCCCATCAACCCTGCGCGGGACCTGGGTCCCCGCCTCTTCACCGCAGTGGCGGGATGGGGCATGGAGGTGTTCAG CACGGCAGGGTACTGGTGGTGGATCCCTGTGGCCGGGCCCATGGTGGGGGGCATTGTGGGTGCAGTGGTCTACTTCCTCCTCATCGAGCTGCACCACGCCCGGCCGGAGGAGGaactgcaggaggaggaggaggaggaggaagaggaggaagaggatgacgTCAAGGACAAGTATGAGATGATCACCATGAGTTAA
- the slc22a13a gene encoding solute carrier family 22 member 13 → MKERSPEMADFGEILRAAGDYGRFQKRLLAGLLLPTMILPMHFYSVMFTHAGSAHHCNTDWILRASPNLSTQEQLNLTLPRDQDGSFKSCEMFTPVDWDIESIREYGINLTTRCSDGWVYDTSVYKSSIVSDFDLVCEKANFVGMAQSVFMGGILLGSFIFGPLAESFGRKRAVQIPVVLMLIASVGSALSPNFYVYLAAQFIVGTSYGGYRVNYIILATEWIGVAQRTYPSALCAMLGGVGQTALAGVAYFIRDWRSVQYVIASPWALFILYIWIIPESARWLLDRGKTEEAEKLILMVAAVNKKQIPDNIMEKVVNNKKGEKRGTVKDLITSPLLRKYFFTVLFAWFSLNVGYYSITLNVGKFGMDIFLTQLIFGLTEIPAQIVCAWLMEALGRKITVASVLLLGGFISLLLLAVPQDSAITITALATAGRLFMNMGGTTFSVYVQELFPTYIRQTANGIAAMVTRVAGMLSPVLNMLAVYHSAIPVLVYSGLAVASGSFCFLLPETRRKELPDSTEDLEESRVMQMKRSNPVDDAHLSERATKL, encoded by the exons ATGAAGGAGAGGTCTCCGGAGATGGCAGACTTCGGCGAGATCCTGAGAGCCGCGGGCGACTACGGCCGGTTCCAGAAACGCCTGCTGGCGGGACTCCTTCTCCCCACCATGATACTGCCAATGCATTTCTACAGCGTGATGTTCACCCACGCCGGCTCTGCTCACCACTGCAACACGGACTGGATCCTGAGAGCCAGCCCCAACCTCAGCACCCAGGAGCAGCTCAACCTCACTCTGCCCCGGGACCAGGATGGGTCCTTCAAGAGCTGCGAGATGTTCACACCCGTGGATTGGGATATCGAATCCATCAGGGAGTACGGTATCAACCTGACCACTCGCTGCTCAGACGGCTGGGTGTATGACACCTCGGTGTACAAGTCCAGTATCGTCTCTGAT tttGATCTGGTCTGTGAAAAGGCAAACTTTGTTGGCATGGCGCAGTCTGTTTTTATGGGTGGGATCCTTCTTGGCTCCTTCATTTTTGGCCCCCTGGCTGAGTC GTTTGGGCGAAAGCGAGCAGTGCAGATTCCAGTGGTCCTCATGCTCATCGCCAGTGTTGGATCCGCACTCTCCCCCAATTTCTATGTGTACCTAGCAGCCCAGTTTATTGTTGGAACTTCATATGGAGGTTATCGGGTGAACTACATAATTCTGG CCACGGAGTGGATCGGTGTGGCCCAGAGGACCtacccctctgctctgtgcgCGATGCTGGGCGGCGTCGGGCAGACTGCACTCGCCGGCGTCGCCTATTTCATCCGTGACTGGAGGAGCGTTCAGTACGTCATCGCCTCCCCTTGGGCTCTCTTCATCCTCTACATATG GATAATTCCAGAGTCTGCCAGATGGTTGCTTGACCGCGGTAAAACGGAAGAGGCAGAAAAGCTCATCCTCATGGTTGCAGCcgtcaataaaaaacaaatacctgACAACATCATGGAAAAG gttgtcaataataaaaaaggagaaaagagaggCACTGTGAAAGACCTGATCACGTCACCACTGCTCAGAAAATACTTCTTCACTGTATTATTTGCATG GTTTTCCCTAAACGTGGGCTACTACTCCATAACGCTGAATGTGGGAAAGTTTGGCATGGACATCTTTCTGACGCAGCTCATTTTTGGCCTGACTGAGATCCCAGCTCAAATAGTTTGTGCCTGGTTAATGGAAGCCTTGGGAAGGAAGATAACTGTGGCCTCCGTTCTTCTGCTGGGTGGatttattagtcttctgctctTGGCTGTTCCACAAG ACAGCGCAATCACTATTACAGCGCTTGCAACTGCAGGAAGGCTGTTCATGAACATGGGAGGGACAACCTTCAGTGTCTATGTCCAGGAGTTGTTCCCCACCTATATCCG ACAAACAGCCAATGGTATTGCAGCCATGGTAACCAGAGTAGCTGGAATGCTGTCTCCAGTGCTGAACATGTTGGCAGTGTACCACAGCGCCATTCCCGTGCTGGTGTACAGCGGTTTGGCTGTGGCTTCCGGTAGTTTCTGTTTCCTACTGCCTGAGACCAGGAGGAAAGAGCTGCCTGATTCCACCGAGGATTTGGAGGAAAGCCG GGtaatgcagatgaagagaaGTAACCCAGTGGATGATGCACATCTGTCAGAAAGGGCCACCAAGCTCTAA